Proteins from one Mucilaginibacter jinjuensis genomic window:
- a CDS encoding glycoside hydrolase family 30 protein yields MNHHLIRQSPFKVLILVAVCILINMPSILAQQTDTWLTDPAHSIVFQQKDISQIITSVADLPTIHVNSSHRFQTIDGFGFSLTGGSAIVINRMRDNPRRELINELFGNIQNGIGISYLRVSIGSSDLSDHLFTYDDLPDNATDLKLQHFSIAEDQKDLIPLLKEIIHINPSLKIMASPWSAPLWMKTNKSFKGGMLKEEDYQVYANYFLKYISAMSSNGINVDAITIQNEPLHPGNNPSMYMSAKQQALFVSQYLGPLFKKNAIKTKIIIYDHNLDRLDYPLSILDNPACSQYVDGTAFHLYAGSIDAMDYVHQKYPGKSLYFTEQWINSNDPGLDGNLRWHIRNLIIGAMRNWSKNVLEWNLAADINNGPHTPAPGCDICLGGVTINGDEIQRNPSYYIVAHASKFLAPNSVRIESDEIEGMPNVAFINTLGQKVIIILNDTPETRRFNLDVDHKKKQFELSSGAVVTCVWSD; encoded by the coding sequence AAAGTATTGATTTTAGTTGCAGTTTGCATCCTGATTAATATGCCGTCAATATTGGCACAACAAACAGACACCTGGCTAACCGATCCTGCCCATTCAATTGTTTTTCAGCAAAAAGATATAAGTCAAATCATTACGTCAGTTGCAGATTTACCGACCATTCATGTCAATTCATCGCATCGCTTTCAAACCATTGACGGCTTTGGGTTTTCCCTCACAGGCGGGAGTGCGATTGTCATTAACAGAATGAGGGATAACCCGAGAAGAGAACTGATTAATGAACTGTTCGGGAATATACAGAACGGAATTGGAATCAGTTACTTAAGAGTGAGTATTGGTTCGTCAGATCTCAGCGATCACCTGTTTACTTACGACGATCTTCCGGACAATGCGACCGATCTTAAGCTGCAACATTTTTCCATAGCCGAAGACCAAAAAGATCTTATACCCCTTCTAAAAGAAATTATCCATATTAATCCATCGCTTAAAATCATGGCTTCCCCCTGGTCCGCTCCATTATGGATGAAGACAAACAAAAGTTTTAAGGGCGGAATGCTGAAAGAAGAAGACTATCAGGTATATGCAAATTATTTCTTAAAATATATTTCTGCAATGTCATCAAATGGGATCAACGTTGACGCGATTACAATCCAAAATGAGCCGTTGCATCCGGGCAATAACCCGAGTATGTACATGAGCGCTAAACAGCAGGCGCTTTTTGTCAGCCAATATCTGGGGCCATTATTTAAGAAGAATGCCATCAAGACAAAGATTATTATTTATGATCACAATCTTGACAGGTTGGACTACCCCTTATCGATCCTTGACAACCCGGCGTGTAGTCAATACGTTGACGGAACGGCGTTCCATCTCTATGCGGGTAGCATCGATGCCATGGATTACGTTCATCAAAAATATCCGGGTAAGAGTTTATATTTTACTGAACAATGGATTAACAGTAATGATCCGGGGCTCGACGGAAATCTGCGTTGGCATATCAGAAATCTGATTATTGGTGCTATGCGAAATTGGAGTAAAAATGTACTGGAATGGAACTTAGCAGCCGATATTAACAATGGTCCGCATACCCCGGCCCCGGGTTGCGACATTTGCCTGGGTGGGGTAACTATCAATGGCGATGAAATTCAAAGAAATCCGTCATATTATATTGTAGCACATGCTTCTAAATTTTTAGCGCCGAATTCCGTAAGAATTGAATCTGATGAAATCGAAGGAATGCCGAACGTTGCCTTTATAAATACACTTGGGCAAAAAGTTATCATAATATTAAATGATACCCCGGAAACCCGTCGGTTTAATCTTGATGTTGACCATAAGAAAAAACAATTTGAGCTGAGTTCTGGAGCAGTAGTGACCTGCGTATGGTCCGATTAA
- a CDS encoding O-antigen ligase family protein has translation MTANQSSERIGISYFAFVGITIGIISLLATPFVTPRIFLDEFFTGPRLWFIAVIGFSLFILSLNLLTGRKRNWLIFNPADTALIITTIYIFLYRVCVSSEVFSVKTVTFICLVLEYFIVKELARRFNARETKIFAIIVFAAFLITALLNCLHALLQFDGFLPSHNSYFPVTGNFPNPARLANTIVALCPVILSGVFLPVKSNLSRIGFRLLIFLSILFLIFILFLTYTRAAWLAFLVSLLFVLIQGSFLKERLKHQSFLITIALVFLLIGVCLINLKPESSLGRLTIWKIALNIIKERPLTGIGYGEFENRYDLFQARYFLKNTSGAAEVKRADIIKYPYNIFLQIWCEQGLIGLLLFLYFCFYLVLAAWTTRHKNQYQRFLSRASVIGVITIVVCGISSYPFDILPVMVLFALYAGMASGTLKLEKPVFGFPEKKILIGAGLFLFGFYLLRYDYIEFRNGRNLKDTIDNNYHSQSLEQFYPAFKNDPEYLNAYAEELLSKRKYAQLIANVKIMELPLIYPETWLCLAKGYDGLLQPDNAEYCFKIASAIIPGRFSFKYELVNFYYAHSMYLKAYRSSQELLTMPVKIESTDVTDIKNKTRAIMIHCYEKLRINK, from the coding sequence GTGACAGCAAACCAAAGTTCCGAAAGAATCGGCATCAGCTATTTCGCCTTTGTGGGGATAACAATCGGCATTATTAGCTTGTTAGCTACCCCGTTCGTAACGCCACGGATATTCCTGGACGAATTTTTTACGGGGCCGAGGCTTTGGTTTATTGCAGTCATTGGGTTTTCGTTATTTATCCTGTCCTTAAATCTGCTGACCGGCCGTAAGAGGAATTGGCTTATCTTTAATCCCGCAGACACGGCGCTGATCATTACAACCATTTATATTTTTTTATACAGAGTTTGTGTGTCATCAGAGGTCTTCAGCGTAAAAACAGTCACCTTCATTTGCCTCGTTTTAGAATATTTCATCGTAAAAGAATTGGCTAGGCGTTTCAATGCCAGGGAAACTAAGATTTTTGCAATTATAGTTTTTGCAGCTTTTTTGATAACGGCACTATTAAATTGTTTACATGCTTTGCTTCAGTTTGATGGCTTTTTGCCTTCCCATAACTCTTATTTTCCGGTAACAGGAAATTTTCCTAATCCTGCCCGTTTAGCTAATACAATTGTCGCCTTGTGCCCTGTGATTCTCAGTGGTGTTTTTTTGCCAGTTAAAAGTAATCTAAGCAGAATTGGATTTAGATTACTGATTTTTTTGTCCATTCTATTTTTGATTTTCATTCTTTTTCTAACCTATACAAGAGCAGCATGGTTGGCGTTTCTGGTAAGTCTTTTGTTCGTGCTAATACAAGGGAGTTTTCTGAAAGAGAGATTGAAACACCAAAGTTTCTTAATCACCATCGCCTTAGTGTTTCTTCTGATAGGTGTTTGTTTAATAAATCTAAAGCCGGAGTCATCGCTGGGTAGACTAACCATTTGGAAAATTGCATTAAATATTATTAAAGAGAGACCTTTAACGGGTATTGGTTACGGGGAATTCGAGAATAGGTATGACCTTTTTCAAGCCAGGTACTTTTTAAAAAATACCTCCGGTGCCGCAGAGGTAAAAAGGGCCGACATTATTAAATATCCATATAATATATTTCTACAGATTTGGTGTGAACAGGGTTTGATAGGCTTACTGCTTTTTTTATATTTTTGTTTTTATCTTGTGTTAGCCGCTTGGACTACGCGGCATAAAAACCAATATCAAAGATTTTTAAGCCGTGCCTCTGTTATCGGAGTCATTACAATTGTGGTATGCGGAATCTCTTCTTATCCATTTGATATATTACCGGTGATGGTTCTCTTCGCCTTATATGCGGGCATGGCAAGCGGGACGCTCAAATTGGAAAAGCCCGTATTCGGGTTCCCGGAAAAGAAAATTTTGATTGGTGCAGGCCTGTTCCTCTTTGGCTTTTATCTACTGCGATATGACTATATCGAATTCCGAAATGGTCGAAATTTAAAAGATACTATCGATAATAATTATCATTCACAATCACTGGAACAATTCTATCCCGCGTTCAAAAACGATCCTGAGTATCTGAATGCTTACGCGGAAGAGTTACTGTCTAAACGAAAATACGCGCAGTTAATTGCTAACGTAAAGATCATGGAGTTGCCACTTATATATCCTGAAACATGGCTCTGTCTTGCAAAGGGGTACGACGGCCTTCTACAACCGGATAATGCGGAATACTGTTTTAAGATCGCATCCGCTATCATTCCCGGCAGATTTTCGTTTAAATATGAGCTGGTTAACTTCTATTATGCTCACAGTATGTATCTTAAGGCCTATCGGTCATCCCAGGAATTATTAACGATGCCTGTTAAAATTGAATCAACAGACGTCACTGATATCAAGAACAAAACCAGAGCGATCATGATCCATTGCTATGAAAAACTAAGGATAAATAAGTAG
- a CDS encoding outer membrane beta-barrel protein, whose translation MISPYYLIISLVLIFWTLSASAQENGKKHPEQPHEVSGVILDSVGAPLAGANVWLKSSSDSVKMKTNDDGIFVFEKIQHSIFTVQASYTGYKTGISKYFFSPDTHIIVLNPIILSQQAFELKDVTINGTPSIKYKKDTVEYRASDYKVKAFDNVSELLKQMEGMEVGANGKLFYHGEAVKTAKLNGKEFAGGDVRNVLENLPAEIVDKIQIVDDFGELAAKTGIKEKASNKILNVTTQADKSIANIGLLKTQTGTQGRLNDEASFENINGNRVLAVSGNFKKTVAGISASNALPTEPATPDYVDISRPGKTTIASPAVSYTNDSGKGISFVSSYNFGYERNLLDEETTSQMYSTSGSTLSTAGSVSDENNKFHQAHAKLNYEISKYNFVQVLADFLHSDHSQNLKTQGEYLNDFVSGRQHFSNMIQDLTQDGKSDFKISGLYIRSFPKPRRFFSIQLNINPTAQHLRDNKLANYRYFADSLLAHGFVDSASHLISKKSVNAKTAQLTLMYAEPVSTNALVEVYSYFRRTAYSTSAKTDTIYQDGRTEELLRLRNNFDYDFTESKLSVDYHYMSAKTELVLGAAPYIANIKTQGGISGYSGNTNSTFSLLPVFSLSVNWSKMERLDLRYNESTREPTATQIQPYRDITDPNNIIVGNPSIKTTLIHTLSGTYNRYFPNDLVNFSVNTLFRTFQHDITTNLIQDNVFVADGISKTTNEITYLNTEGNQNVETRLSVSKQLRGREIKLEIDGDVSYFYRHAYSNSIEYNSTQWHFSNKFGPRFSFGETAGVNPYIEYTMDRSFTNTANALVSTTHNFMAAVSGYCGLPLGLQLHSSAVKNYLRGFGQYNTNPFVVNAGLQQRVLKRRNLMLTFDVFDLFNQNNFIQQTLTPQSTVYTKSNTSNRYLLFGLQYNFEKWGGTPTRNGEKLNRRGDGSFIK comes from the coding sequence GTGATCAGTCCGTATTATTTAATCATCTCACTCGTCTTGATATTTTGGACACTTAGTGCCTCAGCGCAGGAGAATGGCAAAAAACACCCCGAACAGCCGCACGAAGTTTCAGGTGTAATTCTTGACAGTGTCGGTGCCCCTTTGGCGGGAGCAAATGTTTGGTTGAAATCTTCAAGCGATTCAGTAAAGATGAAAACAAACGATGACGGCATATTTGTATTTGAAAAAATACAGCATAGTATTTTTACGGTCCAGGCCTCTTATACGGGTTATAAAACAGGAATCTCGAAGTACTTTTTCAGCCCTGATACCCATATCATTGTATTAAATCCAATAATACTTTCGCAGCAAGCGTTCGAATTGAAAGATGTGACTATTAATGGTACACCCAGCATAAAATATAAAAAAGATACCGTTGAATACCGGGCAAGTGACTATAAAGTAAAAGCTTTTGATAACGTTTCTGAGCTATTAAAGCAAATGGAAGGCATGGAGGTAGGTGCTAATGGGAAACTATTTTATCATGGGGAGGCCGTTAAAACAGCGAAACTCAATGGTAAGGAATTCGCAGGGGGGGATGTGAGAAATGTCCTTGAAAATCTTCCGGCTGAAATTGTAGACAAAATCCAGATTGTTGACGACTTTGGAGAGCTGGCGGCTAAAACAGGTATTAAGGAAAAGGCCTCAAATAAGATATTAAATGTTACCACTCAGGCGGATAAATCGATTGCCAACATTGGCCTTTTAAAGACACAAACAGGGACGCAAGGAAGACTTAACGATGAAGCTTCTTTCGAAAATATCAACGGCAACCGCGTGTTAGCTGTCAGTGGAAATTTTAAGAAAACTGTAGCCGGCATTAGTGCGAGCAATGCCTTGCCGACTGAACCGGCGACCCCCGATTATGTAGATATCTCCAGGCCCGGGAAAACGACTATTGCGTCGCCGGCAGTCAGTTATACTAATGACTCAGGGAAAGGCATTTCATTTGTCTCCAGTTATAATTTCGGATACGAGAGAAATTTGCTCGATGAAGAAACTACAAGCCAGATGTACTCTACTTCCGGGTCTACCTTGTCAACTGCAGGTAGTGTTTCTGACGAAAATAACAAATTTCATCAAGCACATGCTAAACTCAATTATGAGATTTCCAAATATAACTTCGTGCAGGTATTAGCTGATTTTTTGCATTCTGATCATAGTCAAAATTTAAAAACTCAGGGCGAATATTTAAACGACTTTGTATCGGGTCGGCAACACTTCAGCAACATGATCCAGGATCTTACCCAAGATGGAAAAAGCGATTTTAAAATTAGTGGCCTCTATATCCGTTCGTTCCCTAAGCCGCGAAGATTTTTTTCAATACAACTTAATATTAATCCTACAGCGCAACATCTTAGAGATAATAAACTCGCAAATTATCGTTATTTTGCAGATTCTTTATTGGCGCATGGCTTTGTAGATTCCGCATCACATCTAATATCGAAAAAGTCTGTTAATGCCAAAACTGCCCAGTTAACGTTAATGTATGCGGAGCCTGTTTCAACCAATGCCCTTGTAGAGGTTTATTCCTATTTCAGAAGAACGGCCTATTCAACATCCGCTAAAACCGATACCATCTATCAGGACGGCAGAACCGAGGAACTATTGCGTTTAAGAAATAATTTTGACTATGATTTTACGGAAAGCAAATTATCGGTAGATTATCACTATATGAGTGCTAAAACTGAGTTAGTCCTCGGAGCCGCACCGTACATAGCGAATATTAAAACGCAAGGTGGTATTTCTGGCTATTCAGGAAATACCAATTCTACATTTTCTCTGCTACCTGTTTTTAGTCTTTCGGTCAATTGGTCTAAGATGGAGAGATTGGACTTGAGGTATAATGAAAGTACTAGAGAACCTACCGCCACTCAAATTCAGCCGTATCGGGATATTACAGATCCTAACAATATTATCGTCGGTAACCCGTCGATCAAAACAACCCTTATCCATACGTTGTCTGGGACTTATAATAGGTACTTCCCCAACGATCTGGTGAATTTTTCGGTAAATACACTGTTTCGGACCTTCCAACATGATATTACAACGAATCTAATCCAGGACAATGTTTTCGTTGCAGACGGGATTTCTAAGACGACGAACGAAATCACCTACTTAAATACAGAAGGAAATCAAAACGTGGAGACGCGATTGTCTGTATCAAAACAGTTGCGCGGCAGAGAGATTAAGCTGGAAATTGATGGTGATGTATCCTATTTTTACAGGCACGCTTATAGTAACTCAATCGAATATAATTCGACCCAGTGGCATTTTAGTAACAAATTCGGCCCGCGCTTTAGTTTTGGAGAAACAGCCGGCGTCAATCCCTATATTGAATATACCATGGACCGATCGTTCACGAACACCGCAAATGCCCTGGTGTCGACGACACACAACTTTATGGCTGCTGTAAGCGGGTATTGTGGACTTCCATTGGGCTTGCAATTACATAGCAGCGCTGTGAAGAATTACCTGCGTGGTTTTGGGCAGTATAATACAAATCCTTTTGTGGTAAATGCGGGATTACAGCAGCGTGTATTAAAAAGACGGAACTTGATGCTGACATTTGATGTTTTTGATCTTTTCAACCAGAATAATTTTATTCAGCAAACGCTGACTCCGCAGAGTACAGTGTACACAAAGTCTAATACATCAAATCGATATTTACTTTTCGGGTTACAGTATAATTTTGAAAAGTGGGGCGGAACACCCACTCGTAACGGTGAAAAATTGAACAGGCGCGGGGATGGAAGTTTTATCAAATAA